One window of Anaerolineales bacterium genomic DNA carries:
- a CDS encoding NUDIX hydrolase, with translation MSLTPWKILESRHPFPKFRMDTCELPSGKPYKAFVLEFDAWANVVAITKKNEVVLVRQYRHGVQEISLELPGGVVDAGEDPLEGVRRELLEETGYGGGTVVEVGRIYPNPAIQQNTLYCYLATDVEWVGEQHLDESEEIEVALVPLDEMIEMVQQGRLRHALNVAVLFRALMHLKRI, from the coding sequence GTGTCCCTTACCCCCTGGAAAATTCTTGAATCGCGCCATCCCTTCCCGAAGTTCCGCATGGATACATGCGAACTCCCGAGCGGTAAACCATATAAGGCATTTGTATTGGAATTCGATGCATGGGCAAATGTGGTTGCAATAACCAAAAAGAACGAAGTCGTTTTAGTGCGCCAATATCGCCACGGCGTGCAGGAGATCTCTCTGGAACTTCCCGGCGGTGTCGTGGATGCTGGTGAAGATCCGCTGGAGGGGGTGAGGCGCGAATTGTTGGAGGAAACGGGATATGGCGGGGGAACCGTCGTGGAGGTTGGCAGAATCTACCCCAACCCGGCGATCCAACAGAACACCTTGTATTGCTATCTCGCCACAGATGTTGAATGGGTGGGTGAGCAGCATTTGGATGAATCCGAAGAGATCGAAGTGGCTCTTGTTCCATTGGATGAGATGATCGAAATGGTGCAACAGGGAAGGTTACGGCATGCTTTGAATGTGGCGGTTTTGTTTCGGGCGCTGATGCATTTGAAACGGATTTGA
- a CDS encoding methyltransferase domain-containing protein has translation MAYNFGLTAHDYTKYRAGFPDEFFDRVFSEGIVTPGVSLLDLGTGTGTLARGFASRGCKVIGVDIAAQLLEQAKDLSIRQGLDVEFRWSKAEETGLPAGSFDVVSAGQCWHWFDRPQTAREVKRLLKPNGRALIAHFDWLPLDGNVVDMTEKLIQKFNPTWYDRFGNRNGIYPDWFRDLGEAGFEKIQSFSFDLNVPYTADAWRGRIRASSGVGASLSDEEVGRFDLEFKGLLEGLEEAQVTKEAGAGLMLQIPHRVFVIHAHKPKFIS, from the coding sequence ATGGCATATAACTTTGGATTAACGGCGCACGATTACACCAAATATCGCGCGGGGTTCCCCGATGAATTTTTCGATCGCGTTTTCAGCGAAGGGATTGTCACACCCGGCGTTTCATTATTGGACCTCGGAACGGGTACCGGCACCCTCGCCCGCGGATTTGCATCCCGCGGCTGCAAGGTCATTGGCGTGGATATTGCGGCACAACTGCTCGAACAGGCAAAGGATCTGAGCATTCGACAAGGCTTAGATGTGGAGTTTCGCTGGAGCAAGGCCGAAGAGACGGGCTTACCCGCAGGGTCGTTCGATGTTGTCTCCGCCGGGCAATGCTGGCACTGGTTCGACCGCCCGCAAACGGCGCGGGAGGTGAAGCGCCTGCTCAAGCCGAATGGCAGGGCCTTGATCGCGCACTTCGACTGGCTTCCACTCGACGGCAATGTGGTGGACATGACCGAAAAGCTGATTCAGAAATTCAACCCAACCTGGTACGACCGGTTTGGGAACAGGAACGGGATATATCCCGATTGGTTTCGCGATCTGGGTGAAGCGGGGTTTGAAAAAATCCAATCTTTCTCATTTGATCTGAATGTGCCGTACACGGCCGATGCGTGGCGTGGACGGATCCGCGCGAGCTCTGGGGTGGGGGCGAGCTTGTCGGACGAAGAAGTGGGGCGATTCGACTTGGAATTTAAAGGTCTGCTTGAAGGGTTGGAGGAGGCGCAGGTCACGAAGGAAGCGGGGGCAGGTCTCATGTTGCAAATTCCGCATCGCGTGTTCGTCATCCATGCGCACAAGCCAAAATTCATTTCCTGA
- a CDS encoding magnesium transporter CorA family protein translates to MLNIYKTTEGGLETLDTIANGAWVNVVDPTPEEMEKLVNWGMEMDFINYSLDQDEMPRMERDEDYTFILLRIPIHQPDSDIPYNTVPLGIMILGNKIISVCRYDSDIFKPLTNGKHRFMKTGKRYRLTLYIFLETAARYLNLLREINRATEAVEDRLQKSTQNRELLELLKYQKSLTYFATALRSNEVMMERVQKTQLFNYYEEDQDLLEDVLTENQQAIQMTSINTEILSSMMDAFASIISNNLNVVMKALAALTIVLNVPTIIASFYGMNVALPGEGHPLAFLTVIGLSLGLTAFATYIFYRRNWF, encoded by the coding sequence ATGCTGAACATCTACAAAACCACCGAGGGCGGGCTGGAAACGCTCGATACCATTGCGAACGGCGCATGGGTCAACGTGGTCGACCCGACGCCCGAAGAAATGGAGAAGCTCGTCAATTGGGGGATGGAGATGGACTTTATCAATTATTCCCTCGACCAGGATGAAATGCCGCGCATGGAACGCGATGAAGATTACACCTTCATCCTGCTTCGCATTCCCATTCATCAGCCGGATAGCGATATTCCTTATAACACCGTGCCGTTGGGCATCATGATCCTGGGCAACAAGATCATTTCGGTCTGCCGCTACGACAGCGATATTTTCAAGCCGCTGACCAACGGCAAACACCGCTTCATGAAAACCGGTAAACGCTACCGCCTCACGTTGTATATCTTCCTTGAAACGGCGGCGCGTTATTTGAACCTGCTGCGCGAGATCAACCGCGCCACCGAAGCCGTGGAAGACCGCCTGCAAAAATCCACGCAGAACCGCGAATTGCTCGAACTGCTCAAGTATCAAAAGAGTCTGACCTACTTCGCGACCGCGCTCCGCTCGAACGAGGTGATGATGGAGCGCGTGCAAAAGACGCAGCTCTTCAACTATTACGAGGAGGACCAGGACCTGCTCGAAGATGTGCTGACCGAAAACCAGCAAGCCATACAAATGACCAGCATCAACACGGAAATCCTCTCCAGCATGATGGATGCATTTGCATCGATCATCTCGAACAACCTGAACGTGGTCATGAAAGCGCTTGCCGCGCTGACCATCGTCTTGAATGTGCCGACCATTATCGCATCATTTTACGGGATGAACGTGGCACTGCCGGGCGAGGGTCATCCGCTGGCATTTCTTACGGTCATTGGGCTGTCTTTGGGGTTGACCGCATTTGCAACCTATATCTTCTACAGGAGGAATTGGTTCTAA
- a CDS encoding SMP-30/gluconolactonase/LRE family protein → MNVELVFDGKATLGEGPAWNDKTQTLYWVDIIQKKIYAGIVVLAELDDFIGCLAPCTNGHLILGKRASFVDFDPVTSRQTLLFALNEPATNRLNDGKCDPGGRFIAGTMDMNEKDPTGSVYSFDGTGARTLLHDVTISNGMAWSLDYKKFYYIDTPTRQVKAFDYDLTSGEISNPRTAIRVPESLGWPDGMTSDTEGNLWIALWGGAAVSRWNPNTGQLLEQIQVPALHTSSCVFGGRDRNELYITSARKNMSEADLQKYPLSGGLFRVETKVEGMPTFEFG, encoded by the coding sequence ATGAACGTCGAGTTGGTGTTTGACGGCAAAGCTACGCTGGGCGAAGGTCCCGCCTGGAATGATAAGACCCAGACTTTATATTGGGTCGACATCATTCAGAAAAAAATCTATGCCGGGATAGTGGTGCTCGCAGAACTGGATGACTTCATCGGATGTCTTGCCCCATGCACGAATGGGCATTTGATCTTGGGAAAGCGCGCCTCTTTTGTGGACTTCGACCCCGTTACCTCCCGGCAGACTCTTCTCTTCGCTTTGAACGAACCTGCCACCAACCGGCTCAACGACGGCAAATGCGATCCAGGAGGTCGTTTCATCGCCGGGACGATGGACATGAACGAAAAGGACCCGACCGGCTCGGTCTATTCCTTCGACGGCACGGGCGCGCGCACATTGCTTCACGATGTAACCATATCCAATGGCATGGCATGGAGTCTGGACTACAAGAAGTTTTATTACATCGATACACCCACCCGGCAAGTCAAGGCCTTTGACTACGATTTAACTTCAGGCGAAATATCCAATCCACGCACGGCGATTCGCGTGCCCGAATCCCTGGGCTGGCCCGATGGCATGACCTCCGACACCGAAGGCAATTTATGGATCGCCCTCTGGGGTGGGGCGGCGGTTTCGCGCTGGAACCCGAACACAGGTCAATTGCTCGAGCAGATTCAAGTGCCAGCTTTGCATACTTCCTCATGCGTTTTCGGGGGGAGGGATCGTAATGAGTTATATATCACATCTGCTAGAAAGAATATGAGCGAAGCCGATTTACAAAAATACCCGCTCTCCGGTGGGCTGTTCAGGGTGGAGACGAAAGTCGAGGGGATGCCGACCTTTGAATTTGGGTAA